The genomic interval CCGCCCAGGTCGTCCCGAACATGACCTGGCCGCAGGCCATGGGCATGTGTGTGGTCTACGGCGTGGTCATCTGTCTCCTGGTGGTGACCGGCCTCCGAGAGATGATCATGAACGCCATCCCGCTGGCGCTCAAGCACGCCATCACCATGGGCATCGGCATGTTCGTCGCCCTGCTCGGCCTGGTGAAGGCCGGTTTCGTCGGCAAGGGCGAGGGCGGCCCCGTCACCCTCGGCCTGACCGGGCAGCTGTCCGGCTGGCCGGTGCTGTTCTTCTGCGTCACCCTGCTGCTGATCTTCATGCTGCAGGCCCGCAAGGTGCCCGGTGCGATCCTCATCGGCATCGTGGCCGGCAGCGTGCTGGCCATCGCCGCGACCCGGATCGGCGGCCTCACCGCCAAGGACTGGGGCGGTACGCCCCCGGAGCTGAGCGGCAGCGCGGTCGCGATGCCCGACTTCGGCCTCTTCGGCCATGTCGAGTTCGGCGGCTGGGGCTCCATCGGCGCGCTCAGCGTCGGCATGATCGTCTTCACCCTGGTGCTGGCCGGTTTCTTCGACGCGATGGCCACCATCATCGGTGTCGGCACGGAGGCCGGGCTGGCCGACGACAAGGGCCGGATGCCGGGCCTGTCCAAGGCGCTGTTCGTGGACGGCGCGGGCGGTGCGATCGGCGGTGTGACCGGCGCGTCCGGCCAGACCGTGTTCATCGAGTCGGCGAGCGGTGTCGGCGAGGGTGCGCGCACCGGTCTGTCGTCCGTCGTCACCGGCCTGTTCTTCGCGGCCTGCCTGTTCTTCACCCCGCTCACCCAGCTCGTACCGGCCCAGGTGGCCTCGGCCGCCCTCGTCGTCATCGGCTCGATGATGATGAGCGCCGCCGGCCACGTGGACTGGCGCGACCGCTCGGTGTCCATCCCGGTCTTCCTGACCGTGGCCCTGATGCCGTTCACCTACAGCATCACCGCAGGTGTCGGCGCGGGCGTCATCGCTTACGTTGCCATTAAGGCGGCACAGGGCAAATGGCGCGAGGTCGGCGGCTTCATGTGGGTGCTCGCCGCGATCTTCGTCGTCTACTTCTCACTCCATCCGATCGAGGAGTGGCTGGGCGTCAAGTAACCGCCCGCCCTCCCTCCCGTCCGTAAGGAGACCGACATGCTGGACATCGCCGAAGAGCTGCACCGGTGGGTCGAGCAGGGCCGCGACTTCGCGGTGGCCACCGTGGTGGCCACGCACGGCAGCGCGCCCCGCCATCCCGGCGCCGCCCTGGCCGTCGACAGTGACGGCACGGCGATCGGGTCGGTCTCCGGCGGATGTGTGGAGGGGGCGGTGTACGAGCTGTGCCAGGAGGCGCTGCAGACCGGCGAGCCGGTCCTGGAGCGCTTCGGCTACAGCGACGAGGATGCCTTCGCCGTGGGCCTGACCTGCGGCGGCATCATCGACATCCTCGTCCAGCCGGTACGGGCGGGCACCCGGCGCCCGGCCGGCGGCACAGCGTCGGGAGAGCCGGCGGAAGGCGTCGCCGGCACGCTCGCCGCCGGCCTGGCCGCCGCCGCCACGGGAGAGGCGGCGGCCCTCGCCCGGGTCATCGACGGCCCCGCCGAGCTGCTCGGCCGTGCGCTGATGGTCCGCCCCGACGGCAGCCACACCGGCACCCTCGGCGGCCACCCCGCCCTCGACCGCACCGCGGTCGCCCTGACCCGTGCCCTGCTGGACGCCGGGCGCACCACGACGATCGAGATCGGGTCGGGCCCGGCTCCGGAGGAGGGCGCCAAGGGCGAGGGGGCGGGGCAGCCGAGCGGTTCGCAGTGCGGCCCGCCCGTCCTCCTCCTC from Streptomyces caniferus carries:
- a CDS encoding NCS2 family permease, with translation MTQQSTEPRTTAEDAGDGSRQPAGRSWLDRYFHISDRGSTLAREVRGGITTFMAMCYILLLNPLILSTPDVEKNTLAHAGVVTATALAAAVSTLLMGFIGKVPLALAAGLNVSAALTAQVVPNMTWPQAMGMCVVYGVVICLLVVTGLREMIMNAIPLALKHAITMGIGMFVALLGLVKAGFVGKGEGGPVTLGLTGQLSGWPVLFFCVTLLLIFMLQARKVPGAILIGIVAGSVLAIAATRIGGLTAKDWGGTPPELSGSAVAMPDFGLFGHVEFGGWGSIGALSVGMIVFTLVLAGFFDAMATIIGVGTEAGLADDKGRMPGLSKALFVDGAGGAIGGVTGASGQTVFIESASGVGEGARTGLSSVVTGLFFAACLFFTPLTQLVPAQVASAALVVIGSMMMSAAGHVDWRDRSVSIPVFLTVALMPFTYSITAGVGAGVIAYVAIKAAQGKWREVGGFMWVLAAIFVVYFSLHPIEEWLGVK
- a CDS encoding XdhC family protein is translated as MLDIAEELHRWVEQGRDFAVATVVATHGSAPRHPGAALAVDSDGTAIGSVSGGCVEGAVYELCQEALQTGEPVLERFGYSDEDAFAVGLTCGGIIDILVQPVRAGTRRPAGGTASGEPAEGVAGTLAAGLAAAATGEAAALARVIDGPAELLGRALMVRPDGSHTGTLGGHPALDRTAVALTRALLDAGRTTTIEIGSGPAPEEGAKGEGAGQPSGSQCGPPVLLLVESSVPAPRMIVFGAIDFASALVKVGKFLNYHVTVCDARSVFATSTRFPDADEIVVDWPHRYLDSQDLDPRTVLCVLTHDAKFDVPLLERALKLPVAYVGAMGSRRTHLDRLQRLRDTGLTELELNRMRSPIGLDLGARTPEETALSIAAEIVANRRGGTGTPLTGAHTPIHHDTGRPVGRIGSVA